In the genome of Massilibacillus massiliensis, one region contains:
- a CDS encoding sigma-54 interaction domain-containing protein yields MRNLVVVAMGQNTSIAFREQLYRLLGNRVNVNNYYIENGLIPTNIKADLVLFSSQHAYRRAKIYVNKTCPILIARRSINYHEVNKLFEIPAGTDVLLVNDLASSANQTIALLQTLGIDHINYYPYSPQSLHYPKLKIAITPGEKELVPDFVEEVIDIKTRLIDITTLVEVLLQLNLLNVYANFLSANYVRDIIRLIKNDSQMIYFSNKIKTQFETVIDTVHDGIIAIDGSGKISVLNPVAEKLFDIKAEQAIGHSVYQITNTNLIEVLDEKNQTKESLVTINRHHLIVNVAYMQPENPDFGRIYTFKDVSEIRRLEESVRRKFVQEQKVARYTFSQVIGQSKAIEQVLEIAQKMAVSNSTILIQGESGTGKELIAQGIHNASPRSNGPFIAVNFAALTENLLESELFGYIEGAFTGANRGGAAGLFEEAHKGTIFLDEIGDAPLTFQVKLLRVLQEQQIRRVGSSKLIPIDVRVIVATNRDLKKLIADGQFRQDLYYRLNVLPIKLPPLRERGQDILLLAKAFYQNNSSRKNGVDVADYFKNITTCFLSYSWPGNIRELQNVVEYLMNLCPDMAPMLEHLPDEFQLSHQAKNFAMEDETTLMQKIYEEIYQSNQQDISIGRRSLSERLAIPENQVRYLLKKMQENHQIVLQRGRKGIRVKSV; encoded by the coding sequence ATGAGAAATTTAGTTGTGGTCGCAATGGGGCAGAATACATCCATAGCGTTTCGTGAGCAGTTATATCGATTATTGGGAAATCGTGTAAATGTGAATAATTACTATATAGAGAATGGGCTAATCCCAACCAATATTAAGGCAGATCTTGTTTTATTTTCAAGTCAGCACGCCTATCGAAGAGCTAAAATTTATGTAAATAAAACTTGTCCGATATTAATTGCAAGGCGTTCCATCAATTATCATGAAGTAAATAAGCTATTTGAAATTCCGGCAGGAACGGATGTTTTGCTGGTAAACGATTTAGCGTCCAGTGCAAATCAGACCATTGCACTTTTGCAAACGTTGGGGATTGATCATATCAATTATTATCCGTATTCACCGCAAAGCTTGCATTATCCTAAATTAAAAATCGCGATTACCCCTGGTGAAAAGGAACTTGTTCCCGATTTTGTGGAAGAGGTTATTGATATAAAGACGCGACTGATTGATATTACAACTTTGGTAGAGGTGCTGCTGCAATTAAATTTACTCAATGTATATGCAAACTTTTTATCTGCTAATTATGTGCGTGATATCATCCGTTTAATTAAAAACGACAGTCAGATGATTTATTTTAGTAATAAAATAAAGACGCAGTTTGAAACTGTGATTGATACGGTACATGATGGAATTATTGCAATTGACGGGAGTGGAAAAATTTCTGTATTAAATCCTGTGGCGGAGAAGCTATTTGATATAAAAGCGGAGCAGGCAATCGGTCATTCCGTTTATCAAATTACAAACACAAATTTAATCGAAGTTTTGGATGAAAAGAATCAAACCAAAGAATCTTTGGTTACGATCAATCGACATCATTTGATTGTCAATGTTGCCTATATGCAACCGGAAAATCCAGATTTCGGCAGAATATATACATTTAAAGATGTTTCGGAGATTCGGCGCCTAGAAGAGTCCGTGCGGCGAAAATTTGTACAAGAACAGAAAGTTGCCAGATATACTTTCTCTCAAGTCATTGGACAAAGTAAAGCGATTGAGCAGGTACTGGAGATTGCGCAAAAAATGGCAGTGTCAAATTCAACAATTTTAATTCAAGGAGAAAGTGGAACTGGAAAAGAACTGATTGCGCAGGGAATTCATAACGCCTCGCCGCGAAGCAATGGTCCGTTTATCGCGGTGAATTTTGCCGCTTTGACGGAGAATTTGCTGGAGTCAGAATTGTTTGGTTATATCGAGGGCGCCTTTACCGGTGCAAACCGCGGCGGTGCTGCCGGTTTATTTGAAGAAGCACATAAAGGAACGATTTTTCTTGATGAAATTGGTGATGCACCTTTAACTTTTCAAGTGAAATTGCTGCGTGTTCTACAAGAACAGCAAATTCGGCGCGTAGGAAGTTCTAAATTGATTCCGATTGACGTAAGAGTGATCGTTGCAACGAATCGTGATTTGAAAAAGCTGATTGCAGATGGTCAATTTCGTCAGGATTTGTATTATCGGTTGAATGTTTTGCCGATTAAGCTTCCACCACTTAGGGAGCGGGGGCAAGATATCTTATTACTGGCGAAGGCTTTCTATCAAAATAATAGCAGCCGCAAGAATGGCGTAGATGTCGCAGATTATTTTAAAAACATTACGACCTGCTTTTTATCTTATAGTTGGCCGGGGAATATTCGTGAATTGCAAAATGTGGTTGAATATTTAATGAATCTTTGCCCGGACATGGCGCCTATGTTGGAGCATTTGCCAGATGAGTTTCAACTATCACATCAAGCTAAAAATTTCGCTATGGAAGATGAAACGACGTTAATGCAGAAAATTTATGAGGAAATCTATCAATCTAACCAGCAAGATATTTCAATCGGGCGAAGATCATTGTCGGAACGTTTAGCTATTCCCGAGAATCAAGTACGGTATCTTTTAAAAAAAATGCAAGAAAATCACCAAATCGTTCTGCAAAGAGGGCGGAAGGGGATCAGGGTTAAATCCGTTTAA
- a CDS encoding TonB-dependent copper receptor, with amino-acid sequence MYSIRNLSHYFLFLSFAFTSVASPIAFAAGDTSEDIEATNTDDSERTFVFDEMVVTASSITSPLILETDPKKPRQPVPAADGGGYLKNIPGFSLTRKGGTGGDPLFRGMGGTRLNVLMDGASVLGGCPSRMDPTTTYAYPESYSKITLIKGPQSVLYGSNIAGTILFERDTEPFSAPGTRMSSSLLFGSAGRRDQFFDVTSGDKNSYIRVIKTKSDSDDYKDGNGQKIHSAYSRESLTGIIGFTPNSNTLLEFSVDDSNGQAAYADRMMDGSKFDRTSYNVKFEKKHLSSSLENIKFNASRTFIDHVMDNYSLRPLSNMSMPKSMEVKRTTTNGRLAADFNLSPSSRATIGLDYQKNVHSGNMVMNSKDYASVPLSKDMTFENYGFFTEYTHDLNVSDRLLSGIRFDNLSVTYAKYPGREDKDKTHGAFLRYEHDYANHAMTSYIGIGHAQRPADWWERKKTGGMNAVPEKNTQLDTGLLYHSDKTTASVSLFYSNVDDFILLTNSGNTVKNIDAYLYGGEATYSHKLSETLTGTATLAYTRGTNKSNNRPLPQIAPLEGSLGLKYAKDKWETGILWRMVAAQKRYTAGDGNEIGTDIGPSGGFGILSLNTAYRVNENWTVTAGVDNLLDKNYAEFVSRTGAAIAELGIPSTTRVNEPGRTFWLKANCKF; translated from the coding sequence ATGTATTCAATACGTAACTTAAGTCATTATTTTTTATTTCTATCTTTCGCTTTCACCTCAGTTGCATCACCAATTGCATTTGCAGCAGGCGATACATCAGAGGATATAGAAGCTACCAACACCGACGATTCAGAAAGAACTTTTGTATTTGATGAAATGGTCGTCACAGCCTCGTCCATTACCAGTCCCCTAATTCTTGAAACAGATCCTAAAAAACCTCGACAACCTGTACCAGCAGCCGATGGGGGCGGATATCTAAAGAACATTCCTGGTTTTTCCCTCACTCGCAAAGGAGGCACTGGCGGTGACCCACTGTTTCGCGGCATGGGCGGTACACGTCTGAATGTACTCATGGATGGTGCCTCTGTTTTAGGTGGATGTCCCAGCCGCATGGATCCGACAACGACCTATGCTTATCCAGAATCCTATAGTAAAATTACCTTGATCAAAGGTCCGCAAAGCGTTTTATACGGCAGTAATATTGCCGGTACAATTCTGTTTGAAAGAGATACCGAACCATTCAGCGCACCGGGTACTCGTATGAGCAGCAGCCTGCTCTTTGGCAGCGCTGGCCGCCGCGACCAATTTTTCGATGTTACTTCTGGCGACAAGAATAGTTATATACGCGTCATCAAAACCAAAAGCGATTCTGATGACTACAAGGATGGTAACGGACAAAAAATCCACTCCGCTTATTCCCGAGAAAGCTTGACTGGCATTATCGGTTTTACCCCAAATTCCAACACCCTTCTCGAATTTTCCGTTGATGACAGCAATGGTCAGGCTGCGTATGCAGACCGTATGATGGATGGTTCTAAATTTGACCGCACAAGTTACAATGTCAAATTTGAAAAAAAACATTTATCATCTTCCCTTGAAAACATCAAGTTCAATGCTTCAAGAACTTTTATTGATCACGTAATGGACAACTACTCTTTGCGTCCACTCTCCAATATGTCGATGCCAAAATCAATGGAAGTAAAACGTACAACGACCAATGGACGCTTGGCGGCAGATTTTAACTTATCTCCAAGCAGTAGAGCAACGATTGGCCTTGATTATCAAAAAAATGTACATTCCGGAAATATGGTTATGAACAGTAAAGATTATGCGTCAGTTCCATTGAGTAAAGATATGACCTTTGAGAATTATGGTTTTTTCACTGAATATACACATGATTTAAATGTATCAGATCGTTTACTCAGTGGTATTCGTTTTGACAACCTCTCTGTTACTTATGCAAAATACCCTGGTAGAGAGGATAAGGATAAGACACATGGTGCTTTCTTACGCTATGAACATGATTATGCAAATCATGCGATGACGTCTTATATTGGAATTGGTCATGCACAAAGACCTGCGGACTGGTGGGAAAGAAAAAAAACAGGAGGGATGAATGCCGTTCCAGAAAAAAACACGCAGTTGGACACTGGTCTTCTTTATCACTCTGATAAAACAACCGCGAGTGTATCACTCTTCTATTCTAATGTCGATGATTTTATCCTATTAACCAATAGCGGAAATACTGTCAAAAATATCGATGCTTATCTATATGGCGGCGAAGCAACCTATTCTCATAAACTTTCAGAAACCCTTACAGGCACTGCGACGTTGGCTTATACAAGAGGTACAAATAAAAGCAATAACAGACCACTGCCACAGATAGCACCGCTTGAAGGAAGTCTCGGTCTAAAATATGCCAAAGACAAATGGGAAACTGGTATCTTGTGGCGCATGGTGGCCGCACAAAAACGCTATACAGCAGGTGATGGCAATGAAATCGGCACAGACATTGGTCCAAGCGGCGGTTTCGGTATTTTATCACTCAATACAGCCTATCGCGTAAACGAAAATTGGACTGTGACTGCTGGAGTCGACAACCTGCTTGATAAAAACTATGCTGAATTTGTCAGCCGCACAGGTGCAGCGATCGCTGAGCTTGGTATTCCTTCCACGACAAGAGTCAATGAACCTGGGAGAACATTTTGGCTTAAAGCAAACTGCAAGTTTTAA
- a CDS encoding response regulator has translation MNIKVLIVDDHFLSRRGIVSILSANPIFEIVGEATNGIEAVEKATQLMPELILMDIRMPNGDGLEATEKIKSAMPHIKIIMLSVSDDVQDFFEAIKRGAQGYLLKNMEPEYWLDYIVSIAQGEVPISRVLATKILQEFSGQKQVVLDSRLSEREKEVLQLISQGLSNREISETLYISESTVKNHLRNILDKLHLQNRMQLIAFAYKNGMVEQ, from the coding sequence GTGAATATAAAAGTATTGATTGTAGATGATCACTTTTTATCGCGAAGGGGCATTGTAAGTATTCTTTCTGCAAATCCGATTTTTGAGATTGTCGGTGAGGCAACCAACGGAATAGAGGCTGTTGAAAAGGCGACGCAGCTTATGCCAGAATTGATTTTAATGGATATTCGTATGCCGAATGGTGATGGTCTTGAGGCTACCGAAAAAATTAAATCAGCGATGCCGCATATAAAAATTATTATGCTGAGTGTATCGGATGATGTGCAGGATTTTTTTGAGGCTATTAAACGTGGAGCGCAAGGATATTTATTAAAAAATATGGAGCCGGAATACTGGCTGGATTATATCGTGAGTATCGCGCAAGGCGAAGTTCCGATATCACGAGTGCTTGCAACTAAAATTCTGCAGGAATTTTCCGGGCAGAAGCAGGTTGTTTTAGACAGTAGATTGTCGGAACGAGAAAAGGAAGTTTTGCAACTCATCAGCCAGGGGCTTAGCAATAGAGAAATCAGTGAAACTTTATATATCAGTGAAAGCACAGTCAAAAATCACCTGCGCAATATTTTGGATAAATTACATTTACAGAACAGGATGCAATTGATTGCGTTTGCATATAAAAATGGTATGGTAGAGCAATAA
- the iadA gene encoding beta-aspartyl-peptidase translates to MSTTQPFFTLLRNAHIIAPDELGIQDILIAGNKIAAIGKDLNLPQNYDCNEIDLEGQTILPGFIDSHVHLIGGGGEGGYATRTPEIVLSKVTTSGVTTLVGCLGTDGTTRHMESLLAKARGLEEEGLSTYIYTGSYEIPTPTITGSVRKDIIIIDKIIGTGEIAMADHRSAQPTKREYQKLAAEARVGGMLSGKAGIVDMHMGDGTDGMKLLYEITANGELPKSQFLPTHVNRNPQLLEESIDWAKQGGIMDITSGVSPASGASKSIKPSKAVKQALEAGVPLTQITMSSDGNGSVPLFDEKGNTIGVGVASQTSMLEEVRDMVQNEGIKLSDAIQIVTSNVARALKLYPDKGSICQGAAADLIVIDTAFHLTNVWCKGKHMVENGQPIVFGTFEAHTK, encoded by the coding sequence ATGTCCACAACACAACCATTTTTTACACTATTACGTAATGCCCATATTATTGCACCAGATGAACTTGGCATACAAGATATTTTAATCGCAGGTAATAAAATCGCTGCCATCGGCAAGGATTTAAACCTTCCACAAAATTATGACTGCAACGAAATTGATTTGGAAGGCCAAACGATCCTGCCTGGCTTTATCGACAGCCATGTGCATTTGATTGGCGGTGGCGGTGAAGGCGGTTATGCAACTAGAACACCGGAGATCGTTTTATCCAAAGTTACGACTTCCGGCGTAACCACATTAGTCGGATGCCTTGGAACCGACGGCACAACCCGCCATATGGAAAGTTTACTTGCAAAAGCACGCGGGCTTGAAGAAGAAGGTCTTTCCACTTATATTTATACTGGCTCTTATGAAATTCCAACACCAACGATTACCGGCAGTGTCCGCAAAGATATTATCATCATTGATAAAATCATCGGCACAGGCGAAATCGCTATGGCAGACCATCGTTCGGCGCAGCCAACCAAACGCGAATATCAAAAATTAGCCGCCGAAGCAAGAGTCGGCGGCATGCTAAGCGGAAAAGCTGGTATCGTCGACATGCATATGGGTGACGGGACCGACGGCATGAAACTTTTATATGAGATTACAGCAAACGGAGAATTGCCAAAGTCACAATTTTTGCCGACGCATGTGAATCGCAATCCACAATTATTAGAAGAAAGCATTGATTGGGCAAAACAAGGCGGTATCATGGATATCACCTCCGGTGTCAGTCCGGCAAGCGGCGCATCTAAATCAATTAAACCTAGTAAAGCTGTAAAACAAGCACTGGAAGCCGGCGTTCCTTTGACACAAATCACCATGAGTTCAGATGGCAACGGAAGCGTGCCACTCTTTGATGAAAAGGGTAACACAATCGGTGTAGGCGTTGCTAGCCAAACTTCCATGCTCGAAGAAGTTCGTGATATGGTGCAGAATGAAGGTATAAAACTCAGCGATGCCATTCAAATTGTTACAAGCAATGTAGCCAGAGCTTTAAAACTCTATCCAGACAAAGGCAGCATCTGCCAAGGCGCTGCTGCAGACCTCATCGTGATCGACACAGCCTTTCATTTGA
- a CDS encoding YjiG family protein, with the protein MTTKPIAEVTPNKNILDLFIDGARRGFTIGTTSLLPNVVMAFVIIRILEVTGLLKIIGIVCAPIMALWGLPGEAATVIITSLMSMGGGIGVAVSLYTNAHLDAMQVTMLVPAIYLMGNPVQNIGRCLGISGVNTKHYPAILAICVINALLSIWAMRLILMFF; encoded by the coding sequence ATGACAACTAAACCAATAGCAGAAGTAACACCAAATAAAAACATTCTTGATTTATTTATTGACGGCGCACGCCGCGGTTTTACCATTGGGACAACGAGTCTTTTACCGAATGTTGTAATGGCTTTTGTTATCATTCGAATTTTAGAAGTTACCGGATTATTAAAAATTATTGGTATTGTCTGTGCACCAATCATGGCACTATGGGGGCTGCCAGGTGAAGCAGCGACTGTCATCATTACTTCGCTGATGAGTATGGGCGGCGGCATTGGCGTTGCTGTAAGCCTTTATACCAACGCACACTTAGATGCCATGCAAGTCACGATGCTTGTACCTGCGATCTACCTTATGGGAAATCCAGTACAAAACATTGGACGTTGTTTAGGAATCTCTGGCGTTAATACAAAACATTATCCTGCAATTTTAGCAATTTGCGTCATCAATGCCCTTCTATCAATTTGGGCAATGCGTCTAATTCTCATGTTTTTTTAA
- a CDS encoding sensor histidine kinase encodes MNITKMKWITAIVAAVCIGLAEFVRHQFLYVISMDWGNVLVAILTGVIFFLFSHGIFSLMENLYGKLQQEKQETAVLQERYRIARDLHDSIAQSLFFMNVKIMEIETACKKSKEPWTSIHDLREAICFADTELRQHIFALQTAAAEDNIDLVSAMRTHLAQYETQTGTRVNLSVDCVSKVPFSPYECKQLYHIFQELLFNIRKHAAATQVNVSLCESGGNFKLTIADNGKGFVAKKSLCQKDSFGYKLLEQDIQSIKAELKLDSIPGSGTTVTVMKYKKKELAS; translated from the coding sequence ATGAATATTACGAAAATGAAATGGATTACGGCGATTGTAGCAGCTGTTTGTATTGGCCTGGCTGAATTTGTTCGGCACCAATTTTTATATGTTATATCGATGGACTGGGGCAATGTTTTGGTGGCAATATTGACGGGTGTCATCTTTTTTTTATTTTCTCATGGTATTTTTTCGCTGATGGAAAATCTGTATGGCAAACTGCAGCAGGAGAAACAAGAAACGGCAGTTTTACAGGAACGATATCGGATTGCTCGGGATTTGCATGACAGTATTGCTCAATCGTTGTTTTTCATGAATGTAAAAATTATGGAGATTGAGACTGCTTGTAAAAAATCAAAGGAACCATGGACTTCGATTCATGATCTGCGGGAAGCAATTTGTTTTGCGGACACCGAGTTAAGACAGCATATTTTTGCATTGCAGACCGCAGCGGCGGAAGATAATATTGATCTCGTTTCTGCGATGCGAACACACTTAGCGCAGTATGAAACGCAGACGGGTACAAGGGTGAATCTGTCTGTCGATTGTGTCAGCAAAGTTCCGTTTAGTCCGTATGAATGCAAGCAGTTATATCATATTTTTCAAGAATTATTGTTCAATATTCGTAAGCATGCCGCTGCGACGCAGGTGAATGTCAGTTTGTGTGAAAGTGGTGGAAATTTTAAATTGACCATTGCTGATAACGGAAAAGGATTTGTAGCAAAAAAGAGTCTTTGTCAGAAAGATTCTTTTGGTTATAAACTCTTGGAGCAGGATATTCAGTCAATCAAAGCCGAGCTTAAGCTGGATAGCATCCCCGGCAGTGGGACAACGGTGACCGTTATGAAGTATAAGAAAAAGGAGCTGGCGTCGTGA
- a CDS encoding nucleoside recognition domain-containing protein, which produces MKQTNNSSVQVPLSGYIAFFFAILLFSGIFSSSDGWMKALDFNVLNGSFGKIEGIEKAFTFRGAGGSGARDGFLFAFELIPAVILALGLVNVIDGLGGLKAAQKLMSPILKPLLGVPGVAALANIANMQSTDAAAGMVKELVDTGELTDKERSVIISYQTSGSAFITNYFSSGAAVFSFMLVPIIVPILVILVFKIVGANLMRLYLKAVSNKPATGGNNHDN; this is translated from the coding sequence ATGAAACAAACAAACAATTCTTCAGTACAAGTTCCTTTATCCGGGTATATCGCATTTTTCTTTGCCATTTTATTATTTTCCGGTATTTTTTCTTCAAGCGACGGCTGGATGAAAGCATTGGACTTTAATGTACTTAATGGTTCTTTTGGTAAAATCGAAGGTATTGAAAAAGCTTTCACTTTCCGTGGTGCTGGCGGCAGCGGTGCAAGAGACGGCTTTTTATTTGCTTTTGAATTAATACCCGCAGTTATTTTAGCTTTAGGTCTTGTAAATGTGATTGATGGTCTGGGCGGATTGAAAGCAGCGCAAAAACTCATGTCACCGATTTTAAAACCATTATTAGGTGTTCCCGGTGTGGCTGCACTCGCCAATATTGCCAATATGCAAAGTACAGATGCAGCTGCCGGCATGGTAAAAGAACTTGTCGATACAGGTGAATTAACAGATAAAGAACGCTCCGTTATCATCTCCTATCAGACAAGTGGCAGTGCATTTATTACCAACTATTTCTCTTCCGGTGCCGCGGTTTTCAGCTTTATGCTCGTGCCAATTATCGTTCCGATTCTTGTTATACTCGTCTTTAAAATCGTTGGCGCGAACTTAATGCGTTTATATTTAAAAGCAGTTTCAAATAAACCGGCAACAGGAGGCAACAATCATGACAACTAA